Proteins from one Sarcophilus harrisii chromosome 2, mSarHar1.11, whole genome shotgun sequence genomic window:
- the SH3GLB2 gene encoding endophilin-B2 isoform X9 encodes MDFNMKKLASDAGIFFTRAVQFTEEKFGQAEKTELDAHFENLLARADSTKNWTEKILRQTEVLLQPNPSARVEEFLYEKLDRKVPSRVTNGELLAQYMSEAANELGPETPYGKTLIKVGETEKRLGAAERDFIHSASINFLTPLRNFLEGDWRTISKERRILQNRRLDLDACKARLKKAKAAEAKAACEGDLWSDEVDKVNHLRCLQEFVESQATYYAQCYRHMLDLQKQLGSTQGVIFPGTFVGNTEPASSPLSSASLATAAATIPVMPTVAGMPSAGEAAISLDDVALPASGTRKARVLYDYEAADSSELALLADELITVYSLPGMDPDWLIGERGNRKGKVPVTYLELLS; translated from the exons ATGGACTTCAACATGAAGAAGCTGGCATCGGACGCGGGCATCTTCTTCACCAGGGCGGTGCAG TTCACTGAAGAGAAGTTTGGACAGGCAGAGAAGACAGAACTAGATGCTCATTTTGAAAACCTCCTGGCCCGGGCAGACAGCACCAAGAACTGGACAGAAAAGATTCTTCGCCAGACAGAGGTGCTTCTGCAGCCAAATCCAA GTGCTCGGGTGGAAGAGTTCCTCTATGAGAAGCTGGACAGGAAGGTTCCCTCTCGAGTCACCAATGGGGAGCTGCTGGCCCAGTACATGTCAGAGGCTGCCAATGAGCTGGGGCCAGAGACGCCCTATG GGAAGACCTTGATCAAGGTTGGGGAGACCGAGAAACGCCTCGGTGCAGCAGAGCGAGACTTCATCCACTCTGCTTCCATCAACTTTCTGACTCCTCTACGCAACTTCTTAGAAGGGGATTGGAGGACAATTTCG AAGGAGAGACGGATTCTTCAGAACCGGCGCCTGGACCTCGATGCCTGCAAAGCCAGACTGAAAAAGGCCAAAGCAGCCGAAGCCAAAGCTGCG TGTGAGGGAGAT CTGTGGAGTGATGAGGTAGACAAG GTGAATCACCTTCGCTGTCTCCAGGAGTTTGTGGAGTCTCAGGCCACATATTATGCACAGTGCTATCGGCACATGCTGGACCTACAGAAACAACTAGGCAG CACTCAAGGAGTGAT aTTCCCGGGCACCTTTGTGGGCAACACCGAACCCGCCTCCTCGCCTTTGAGCAGCGCCTCCCTGGCAACAGCTGCTGCCACCATCCCGGTGATGCCCACCGTGGCAGGCATGCCGTCCGCAGGAGAAGCTGCCATCAGCTTGGATGACGTGGCCCTGCCTGCCAGCGGGACCCGAAAGGCGCGGGTGTTGTACGACTATGAGGCGGCCGACAGCAGCGAGCTGGCCCTCCTGGCCGACGAg cTCATTACGGTCTACAGCCTCCCTGGAATGGACCCTGACTGGCTCATAGGGGAGAGAGGCAACAGAAAGGGGAAAGTACCAGTCACCTACTTAGAACTGCTCAGTTAA